The following are encoded in a window of Paenibacillus polymyxa genomic DNA:
- a CDS encoding peptide ligase PGM1-related protein has translation MTTKTINLVEALAHERDHGVLIWLFNIGAEQVWHPSPRKGGMVDRDEQQVVNRMEEMNLLLCRSQDVIVLREQPDKAFLDMLQRLGFSLPRIEVPEPSDPLTPISELVLADEALLARLRTVADAGHSSGGAKAWLVPYAVTPQEEAIAELCGLELIGAPSAVSAQVNDKIFSRLTAQKLGFAVSEGAVCADESAIRRECARLADLSDGPVKLIIKQPHGASGQGMYMLDELSKLDTLLSVMRRFGGSSPSSGGWLVERWHNKQMDLNYQLCIDEGGGVTMFSLKRQNVDGTVYIGSQVPAEIGDALEEEVKRCAYQLGTYLYSIGYTGMASIDGFVDEEGLLVPVIEINGRFTLSTYISFLSSVLGEQHKTLSRYYRNVTATPLTYSRLCGLLAEEGLLYTPERPEGVFVYTAGTLSGIPVKRGYVNRIFTLILADSWQEADAYAHKLEGIIAGLGCS, from the coding sequence GTGACGACTAAAACGATTAACCTTGTGGAAGCGCTTGCGCATGAACGAGACCATGGAGTCCTGATTTGGCTGTTTAATATCGGTGCAGAGCAAGTGTGGCATCCATCCCCCCGCAAGGGGGGCATGGTAGACCGGGATGAACAGCAAGTCGTAAACCGGATGGAGGAAATGAATCTCCTGCTATGTCGAAGTCAGGATGTCATTGTACTTCGGGAACAGCCGGATAAGGCGTTTCTGGACATGCTTCAACGGTTGGGCTTTAGCCTGCCGCGTATTGAGGTGCCGGAGCCTTCTGATCCGCTAACGCCGATTTCAGAGCTGGTGCTGGCGGATGAGGCGCTTTTGGCACGACTGCGTACGGTTGCAGATGCAGGCCACAGCAGCGGCGGAGCCAAAGCGTGGCTCGTCCCCTATGCGGTCACACCGCAGGAGGAAGCGATTGCGGAGCTTTGCGGGCTAGAGCTGATCGGCGCTCCATCCGCGGTTAGTGCTCAGGTGAATGATAAAATATTCAGCCGCCTGACCGCGCAAAAGCTTGGTTTTGCTGTCAGCGAAGGCGCCGTATGTGCAGACGAATCGGCGATCCGCAGGGAGTGTGCTAGACTGGCTGACTTATCGGATGGACCTGTGAAGCTGATTATCAAGCAGCCGCACGGTGCCTCGGGACAAGGCATGTATATGCTGGACGAGCTGTCCAAGCTGGACACGCTGCTGAGTGTGATGAGGCGCTTTGGCGGCTCGTCGCCATCTTCCGGCGGCTGGCTGGTGGAGCGCTGGCACAATAAGCAGATGGATCTGAACTACCAGCTCTGCATTGACGAGGGCGGTGGTGTGACGATGTTTTCGCTAAAAAGACAAAACGTGGATGGCACCGTATATATCGGATCTCAAGTGCCGGCTGAGATTGGCGATGCGCTGGAGGAAGAAGTGAAACGTTGCGCCTACCAGCTGGGTACGTATCTTTATTCCATTGGGTACACAGGAATGGCCTCTATTGACGGTTTTGTTGACGAAGAAGGTTTGCTGGTTCCAGTCATTGAGATTAACGGTAGGTTTACGTTGTCTACCTATATTTCATTCCTGTCATCCGTCCTGGGAGAACAGCATAAAACATTATCCCGTTATTACCGCAACGTTACCGCTACGCCTCTCACTTACAGCCGCTTGTGCGGGCTGCTCGCGGAGGAGGGCTTGCTCTATACGCCCGAACGTCCAGAAGGGGTGTTTGTATATACGGCGGGTACATTGTCTGGTATTCCTGTGAAGCGGGGCTATGTGAACCGGATTTTCACACTTATTTTGGCAGACAGCTGGCAGGAAGCTGATGCTTATGCGCACAAATTGGAAGGTATCATTGCTGGATTAGGATGCTCATAA
- a CDS encoding acyl carrier protein translates to MQSQVIEMISAVKEDPELVAKLDGHSDIIHDAGLDSLQLVHFMLQVEDAFDVEIDFDSFELEHLSSVDAFCSYIQGISDAEQAPHLEGMETV, encoded by the coding sequence ATGCAAAGCCAAGTGATTGAAATGATCAGCGCGGTTAAGGAAGATCCTGAACTGGTCGCTAAGCTGGATGGACATTCGGACATTATTCATGATGCGGGACTGGATTCGTTGCAGTTGGTTCATTTCATGCTGCAAGTGGAGGATGCGTTTGATGTGGAGATTGATTTTGATTCCTTTGAGCTAGAGCATTTGAGCTCGGTAGATGCGTTTTGCAGCTACATTCAGGGGATCAGCGATGCGGAACAAGCGCCGCATCTGGAGGGAATGGAGACGGTCTGA
- a CDS encoding Gfo/Idh/MocA family protein gives MNAAAAAQEPAMRDIRFGIIGCSAIAPRALLEPIRHVAGARVTALANRTVAKAGEMADRFGVSVVYRHAEDMLKEPEIDAVYIALSNDLHAEWIDKALRAHKHVLVEKPLCLNTADLAPLAATVEQSSAYLLEGVMVQHHPWQHELRRIVESGCYGRLRSIETSLCIPAKEGHADNYRSRPEQGGGCFWDLGVYWLQLLQAVVGLEQAEFHSQSDFDGPHGCDWTFRAQARYPSGLEASALFSFERPYRCAHVLTFDSAVVTLKDCFRANLGFYKMTLRTEIKKDIMPNITDVDALPGLSQTSSHTKTVFEPMNYYVNQLNTFCSIIRGEAEPIPFREAAERVRLLAAIHEAARSGETIYAV, from the coding sequence ATGAACGCTGCCGCGGCTGCGCAAGAGCCTGCGATGCGAGATATTCGCTTTGGGATCATTGGCTGTTCTGCCATTGCTCCCCGTGCGTTGCTGGAACCGATCCGACATGTTGCAGGGGCACGCGTGACCGCGCTTGCGAACCGCACGGTTGCCAAGGCAGGAGAAATGGCAGATCGTTTTGGCGTCAGTGTCGTTTATCGGCATGCTGAGGATATGCTAAAGGAACCGGAGATCGATGCTGTATATATTGCGCTCAGCAACGATTTACATGCCGAGTGGATTGACAAAGCACTACGGGCTCATAAGCATGTGCTGGTGGAAAAGCCGTTATGCCTGAATACGGCTGATCTGGCTCCCTTGGCAGCAACAGTCGAACAGAGCAGTGCTTACCTGCTGGAGGGAGTCATGGTGCAGCACCATCCTTGGCAGCATGAGCTGCGGAGGATCGTAGAATCGGGGTGTTATGGTCGCTTACGCTCCATAGAGACGAGTCTATGCATTCCGGCAAAAGAAGGACATGCGGACAATTACAGATCTCGTCCGGAGCAGGGTGGGGGATGCTTTTGGGATCTGGGCGTGTACTGGCTCCAGCTGCTTCAAGCCGTCGTTGGATTAGAGCAGGCGGAATTCCACAGTCAATCGGATTTCGATGGTCCTCATGGCTGTGACTGGACATTTCGTGCGCAAGCCCGTTATCCAAGTGGATTGGAGGCATCTGCCCTCTTTTCATTCGAGCGGCCTTATCGCTGTGCTCATGTACTGACCTTTGATTCGGCAGTGGTCACCTTGAAGGACTGCTTTCGGGCAAATTTAGGTTTTTATAAAATGACACTCAGGACGGAAATAAAGAAGGATATCATGCCGAATATAACAGATGTGGACGCACTGCCTGGGTTATCACAGACATCTTCGCATACCAAAACGGTTTTCGAGCCTATGAACTATTATGTCAATCAGTTGAATACCTTTTGTAGCATCATCCGGGGAGAAGCGGAGCCCATTCCATTTCGCGAGGCTGCTGAACGCGTCAGACTGCTGGCAGCCATTCATGAAGCAGCACGCTCGGGCGAGACGATCTATGCAGTATGA
- a CDS encoding alanine racemase, whose translation MDKKDEALLERFGEHPTPFYYYDGDALHAHVSSLLSRLHPAVRVHYALKANGNVALAGLLRSLGCGVEIASAGEMFVAMEAGYVAEDVLYAGPGKTVAELNEAIAYGIGCIHVESVRELRLLEDIAAQAGQLVRAAVRINPDNDLSGATIKMGGVPRPFGVDEGQLDHFFKVLEDCPHVHFQGIQVYTGTQMLKSDQILASFANTLQLAKRVQAQYGVAMHTVNLGGGFGVPYFAHEQPLDMDHVIDGLNALAEQTRTRMPGVKLIIESGRYLVAQSGMYVCRALYTKESKGEKFVVADGGMNHYAAATFRGRRIRDNYPVRIMRRQAGESKEPKEREVEATLRMGQRDASAQTAVTVEQSLEEVASRIGEHPEEASLELETVSIVGPLCTPEDCIVKKAQLPPIHEGDYIAFPNAGAYGLSYSPLQFLGHATPAELLDFRGEVHVIREHGDRTDLLHHQRMIPLPEDAL comes from the coding sequence ATGGATAAAAAGGACGAAGCCTTACTGGAGCGTTTCGGCGAGCATCCGACGCCATTTTACTATTATGACGGGGACGCGCTGCATGCCCACGTCAGCTCGTTGCTATCCCGATTGCACCCGGCCGTGCGTGTACATTACGCGCTCAAGGCTAATGGTAACGTAGCCTTGGCTGGGTTGCTGCGATCGTTAGGTTGTGGTGTTGAGATTGCTTCTGCTGGAGAAATGTTCGTCGCTATGGAGGCCGGGTATGTTGCGGAAGACGTGCTGTACGCCGGACCGGGAAAAACAGTAGCTGAGCTGAACGAGGCGATAGCCTATGGAATCGGCTGTATTCATGTCGAATCGGTGAGGGAGCTGCGTCTGCTGGAGGACATTGCTGCCCAAGCGGGCCAGCTTGTCAGGGCAGCGGTTCGCATCAATCCCGATAACGACCTATCTGGAGCAACGATTAAAATGGGCGGCGTTCCGCGCCCCTTTGGAGTGGATGAAGGGCAGCTGGATCACTTTTTTAAGGTGCTGGAAGATTGCCCACATGTCCATTTTCAAGGTATTCAGGTATATACAGGTACGCAAATGTTGAAATCGGATCAGATTTTAGCTTCATTTGCGAATACGCTGCAGCTGGCAAAACGGGTACAGGCTCAGTATGGTGTGGCAATGCATACGGTCAATTTGGGCGGCGGGTTTGGTGTACCTTATTTTGCTCATGAGCAACCACTTGATATGGATCACGTCATTGACGGACTGAACGCACTCGCGGAGCAGACCCGAACCCGCATGCCCGGGGTTAAGCTAATCATCGAAAGCGGCAGGTATCTGGTTGCTCAATCGGGCATGTATGTCTGCCGAGCATTGTATACAAAGGAATCCAAGGGGGAGAAGTTTGTCGTGGCTGATGGTGGCATGAATCACTACGCCGCTGCTACTTTTCGAGGACGCCGCATTAGGGACAACTACCCGGTGCGAATTATGCGTAGGCAAGCGGGAGAATCGAAAGAACCCAAAGAACGAGAAGTGGAAGCAACCCTACGGATGGGGCAGAGAGACGCTTCTGCTCAAACGGCTGTTACTGTCGAACAATCATTAGAAGAGGTTGCAAGCCGAATAGGGGAGCATCCGGAGGAAGCATCTTTGGAGCTTGAAACGGTAAGTATTGTTGGTCCGCTTTGTACACCCGAGGATTGTATTGTGAAAAAAGCGCAGCTTCCTCCGATTCACGAGGGCGATTATATTGCCTTTCCGAATGCAGGTGCCTATGGATTAAGCTATAGTCCGCTACAATTTCTGGGACATGCTACCCCGGCGGAGCTGCTCGATTTTCGTGGGGAGGTGCATGTCATTCGTGAACACGGTGACCGCACAGACCTGCTGCATCATCAGCGCATGATTCCGTTGCCTGAGGATGCGTTGTAA
- a CDS encoding ABC transporter permease, translating into MGAGWPMRNNKYVKVLQLGMQNEMEYRANYWLQMAGFMLPIMTQIFLWLAVFGSSGQARVLGYSLPEMLVYVVMAGVTGKLIATGFEYEIATDIKEGGLAKFMVQPVHYFAYRFCRFIGGKVIQSAVVLLAAAILLLCLSLEGQISFGLSYILLYILALPGALVLNFVVYYALSGIAFWVTESAGLFYTLSLVIYVASGTVFPLTIFGDVLARLFSLLPFSYTVFFPVNALTGKLTLLEAAKGIGVQWLWIVVLAAVSRWVWQAGVKRFVSVGG; encoded by the coding sequence ATGGGGGCAGGCTGGCCGATGCGAAATAACAAATATGTGAAGGTACTCCAGCTTGGCATGCAAAACGAAATGGAGTATCGGGCTAATTATTGGCTCCAAATGGCGGGATTTATGCTGCCGATCATGACGCAAATTTTTCTCTGGCTAGCTGTATTCGGTTCTTCGGGACAAGCAAGAGTGTTGGGCTATTCTCTGCCAGAAATGCTGGTGTATGTGGTCATGGCGGGAGTAACTGGAAAACTGATTGCTACGGGCTTTGAATACGAAATTGCTACAGATATCAAGGAAGGTGGACTGGCAAAATTCATGGTACAGCCTGTGCATTATTTCGCTTACCGTTTTTGCCGGTTTATCGGAGGCAAAGTCATACAGTCCGCGGTCGTGCTGCTGGCGGCTGCTATTTTGCTGTTATGTCTTAGCCTGGAAGGACAAATCAGCTTCGGGCTATCGTACATCTTGCTTTACATATTGGCGTTGCCGGGAGCGCTTGTGCTTAATTTTGTGGTCTATTATGCGCTGAGCGGCATAGCCTTTTGGGTGACGGAATCGGCGGGGCTATTTTATACGTTGTCGCTTGTCATTTACGTAGCTAGCGGTACCGTGTTTCCGCTGACGATTTTTGGAGATGTTTTGGCCCGTCTGTTCAGTCTGCTGCCGTTCAGCTACACCGTATTTTTTCCGGTGAATGCGTTAACGGGCAAGCTGACTTTGCTGGAAGCCGCTAAAGGCATTGGCGTGCAATGGCTCTGGATTGTAGTGCTGGCGGCCGTATCACGCTGGGTGTGGCAAGCCGGGGTCAAACGCTTTGTCTCGGTGGGGGGTTAA
- a CDS encoding radical SAM/SPASM domain-containing protein, whose product MQPKSNVLIDEKAFKLIKRNLKNASVSYRNATQDPTFKTDMPQTIGIKLTNRCNLRCTHCFEWNEEGYHHQMDKEEQNMDLAPDMLRQILSETKEAKSRLYMWGGEPMFHRRFDEILDVLAEDRREMTFCTNGLLIDKYLDRILDLSENLELLIAIEGFEREHDLIRGKGTFQKTMRQMDKLIELRDQGLYKGRVTVHAVINDNMIGRMYEFLQMLEDKRLDLVLLTFPWYISKETSLKMDEYFTRNFSWLRQLEEKNISSWHAFKYKINPDNIDPLMQELQRINERVWNIRVRYQPGLDYEEIDKFIHGEEMVSRCSNHCLALTSRTDILPDGKVMPCKFFSEFTIGSMREHSLKEIWNSDAYEKTRQKINHEGLTPVCSKCSVLYLHGAGSLKYI is encoded by the coding sequence ATGCAGCCCAAAAGCAATGTGCTGATTGATGAGAAAGCGTTCAAGCTCATCAAGCGTAACCTGAAAAACGCTTCTGTATCTTACCGTAACGCCACACAGGACCCTACTTTCAAAACGGACATGCCCCAGACGATCGGCATTAAGCTGACTAACCGCTGCAACCTGAGATGTACACACTGCTTTGAATGGAACGAGGAAGGCTACCATCACCAAATGGATAAAGAAGAACAAAACATGGATCTTGCTCCGGACATGCTCCGGCAAATTTTGAGCGAAACCAAGGAAGCCAAGTCCAGACTGTACATGTGGGGCGGCGAACCGATGTTTCATCGACGTTTTGATGAAATTTTGGACGTGCTGGCGGAAGATCGGCGCGAAATGACCTTTTGTACAAATGGGTTACTTATTGATAAATATTTGGACCGGATTTTGGATTTGTCCGAAAATCTGGAGTTATTAATAGCGATTGAAGGTTTTGAAAGAGAACACGATTTAATCCGCGGTAAAGGCACTTTTCAAAAAACAATGCGGCAGATGGATAAGCTGATTGAACTGCGCGACCAGGGATTGTACAAGGGACGGGTAACTGTCCATGCGGTCATTAACGATAACATGATCGGACGGATGTACGAATTTCTGCAAATGCTGGAGGACAAAAGGCTGGATCTGGTGCTGCTGACGTTCCCCTGGTACATTTCCAAAGAAACCTCCCTCAAAATGGATGAATATTTTACACGTAATTTCTCCTGGCTCCGACAACTTGAAGAAAAAAATATTAGTAGCTGGCATGCTTTCAAATATAAAATCAACCCGGATAACATCGATCCTCTGATGCAGGAACTACAGCGGATCAATGAGCGAGTATGGAACATTCGCGTGCGCTATCAGCCCGGTTTGGATTATGAGGAAATTGATAAATTTATCCATGGCGAGGAAATGGTCAGTCGTTGTTCCAATCATTGTTTGGCGCTCACCTCCAGAACAGATATTTTACCAGACGGGAAGGTCATGCCTTGCAAATTTTTCAGTGAATTCACGATTGGAAGCATGCGTGAGCACAGTCTGAAGGAGATATGGAACTCGGATGCGTATGAGAAAACTCGTCAAAAGATTAATCATGAAGGATTGACTCCGGTGTGCTCCAAATGCAGCGTATTGTATCTGCATGGGGCAGGCTCTCTGAAGTACATTTAG
- a CDS encoding ABC transporter permease gives MKNVFRNVRRYIRLYWKFVQFSVMSQMEYRINFITAFLVETAYLLIKLLYASVPYRAGTDINGWSPDAILLYIGVFTMMSGFYSGLFYSNFTSLPDKIRTGSLDVLMTKPVSLQFMVTLRQFELGYTVPNVIGGGIMTGIGWYRLGLPFNFETAGGFSVLLGCGVLTAYSVFLLPQLLAFWIIRTNGVTELSNSIFETNYVPMAVYSNLIQRIGLFVLPVFVICNFPPMFILGKMDTGLVVWAFLAPLWLLAIIRLIWQFALRDYTSASQ, from the coding sequence ATGAAAAATGTTTTCCGAAACGTTAGGCGCTACATCAGACTGTACTGGAAGTTTGTCCAGTTTTCCGTCATGTCGCAGATGGAATACCGCATTAATTTTATAACGGCATTTCTGGTTGAAACAGCTTATTTGCTTATCAAGCTGCTGTACGCATCGGTTCCATACCGCGCCGGGACGGACATTAATGGCTGGTCTCCTGACGCCATATTGTTATATATCGGCGTGTTTACGATGATGAGCGGATTTTATAGTGGATTGTTCTACAGTAATTTTACAAGCCTGCCTGACAAAATTCGTACCGGCTCACTGGATGTGCTCATGACCAAACCCGTATCGCTGCAATTTATGGTGACACTGCGTCAATTTGAGCTGGGCTATACCGTGCCGAATGTAATTGGCGGCGGAATTATGACAGGTATCGGCTGGTATCGGCTCGGATTGCCATTTAATTTTGAAACCGCAGGAGGGTTCTCTGTGCTGCTCGGATGCGGAGTGCTTACGGCATACTCCGTATTTTTGCTCCCCCAACTGCTGGCCTTCTGGATTATCCGCACGAACGGCGTTACGGAGCTGTCCAACAGCATTTTCGAGACAAACTATGTGCCGATGGCCGTGTACAGTAATCTGATTCAGCGTATCGGTTTGTTCGTGCTTCCAGTGTTTGTCATTTGTAATTTTCCGCCCATGTTCATTCTCGGCAAAATGGATACCGGGTTGGTGGTATGGGCATTTCTCGCACCTCTCTGGCTGCTGGCGATCATCCGCCTGATATGGCAGTTTGCTCTACGTGATTATACGAGCGCGAGCCAGTAG
- a CDS encoding acyl carrier protein, with translation MKTDVYHVVPLLEKVLKLAPGELEQLTPDQDLRTLGLNSLSAVELIVELENELDITMEDDDLVLEHLSTLQGIERLLSKYA, from the coding sequence ATGAAAACAGATGTATACCATGTAGTACCCTTGCTGGAAAAGGTTTTGAAGCTGGCTCCGGGAGAGCTGGAACAGTTGACTCCGGATCAGGATCTGCGAACCTTGGGGCTGAATTCCTTATCCGCTGTGGAATTAATTGTAGAGTTGGAAAATGAGCTTGATATTACGATGGAGGACGACGATCTAGTGCTGGAGCATCTATCTACACTGCAAGGCATTGAGCGTCTGCTGAGCAAATATGCATAA
- a CDS encoding FTR1 family iron permease, producing the protein MNRRNKSLGWVFVLVAALLLTVAPFISGSVAFAQTDAKAVTNDQLMPVVGGALVEAGQAQWTEASKDLKEFRTLWEAAKTNGGDSAHIAAVDQALTDAEQTLASGGGEPAKAALSVLARSVNEYVTAAEGDKPAPAGAKAAEKLLPMAKGSLAAMQKGDWAAARVDYDRIVKDWYQVETPIRLDNFPVYSSLETKISLIRISMQAEPIRQEQALKEMQELTTLLSDYSQGKSMNTGQGTNAGNTAARTANGSAASLGDAVTLLESARQDAVANQSEQAADKVVQFIALWPSVEGHVQIADPTSYTAIENEMTETSGYLLSSPPNTDKAIQTLDQMLDRLRPLTEERSYTAWDAALILLREGLEAILVLAALLAYAKKSGEAVAGRWIWAGAGTGLVLSGILAVLFTTLVAAAASGSMRELLEGVTGLVAVVLMLTVGSWLHSKSNAAAWNRFVENSVGNALARGSLWSLFAVSALAILREGAETAIFYVGMAPAIETSQLLLGISSATVVLVILAFAIIKFSVRLPIRAFFLTATVLIYYLVFRFLGESIHSLQVAGKLPGHTASSLPSISWLGMYPTWETFVPQIAVLIFMVWQLVRQEMRSSKQH; encoded by the coding sequence ATGAATCGGCGCAATAAAAGCTTGGGATGGGTGTTTGTGCTGGTGGCAGCTCTGCTGCTGACCGTAGCTCCGTTCATTTCCGGGTCGGTCGCTTTTGCACAAACAGATGCCAAAGCTGTCACCAATGATCAGCTAATGCCTGTAGTGGGCGGAGCACTAGTGGAGGCGGGACAAGCCCAATGGACGGAAGCCTCCAAGGATCTGAAAGAATTCCGCACGCTGTGGGAGGCCGCCAAAACAAATGGCGGAGATTCAGCTCACATCGCGGCTGTAGATCAAGCACTCACCGATGCGGAACAAACACTCGCCAGTGGTGGCGGGGAACCAGCGAAAGCTGCCTTATCCGTGCTGGCGCGCTCGGTCAATGAGTACGTCACTGCTGCCGAAGGGGACAAACCAGCCCCGGCTGGAGCCAAAGCAGCGGAAAAACTGCTTCCCATGGCGAAGGGCAGTCTGGCCGCCATGCAAAAAGGCGATTGGGCTGCTGCCCGGGTGGATTACGATCGAATCGTCAAAGACTGGTATCAGGTAGAAACACCGATTCGTTTGGACAATTTCCCGGTATACAGTTCGCTCGAAACTAAAATCAGTCTCATCCGCATCTCCATGCAAGCTGAGCCTATTCGCCAAGAACAGGCTCTCAAGGAAATGCAGGAATTAACGACTCTGCTGTCTGATTATAGTCAGGGTAAATCTATGAACACAGGTCAAGGAACGAATGCAGGCAATACGGCTGCCAGAACGGCGAATGGTTCGGCTGCTTCCCTAGGCGATGCAGTTACCTTGCTCGAATCCGCACGCCAAGATGCTGTAGCTAATCAATCAGAGCAAGCGGCTGACAAGGTAGTGCAGTTTATCGCTCTGTGGCCTTCTGTCGAAGGACATGTACAAATTGCCGATCCGACGTCTTACACTGCAATTGAAAATGAAATGACCGAGACTTCAGGATATCTGCTGTCTTCTCCACCGAATACGGACAAAGCCATTCAGACTCTTGATCAAATGCTGGACAGGCTCCGTCCGTTGACGGAAGAACGTTCTTACACTGCGTGGGATGCTGCGCTGATTTTGCTGCGTGAGGGCCTGGAGGCCATCCTCGTGCTCGCAGCTCTGCTGGCGTATGCCAAAAAAAGCGGCGAAGCCGTGGCTGGACGGTGGATATGGGCAGGAGCCGGAACGGGGCTGGTGCTGAGCGGAATTCTGGCAGTACTGTTCACCACACTGGTGGCAGCTGCCGCATCAGGCAGCATGCGTGAGTTGCTGGAGGGTGTCACCGGGCTGGTGGCGGTCGTGTTGATGCTGACCGTTGGTAGCTGGCTGCATAGCAAATCCAATGCTGCCGCGTGGAACCGCTTTGTGGAAAACAGCGTGGGCAACGCGCTGGCACGGGGAAGCCTGTGGTCGCTATTTGCGGTTTCTGCGCTCGCAATTCTGCGTGAAGGAGCCGAGACAGCTATCTTTTATGTCGGTATGGCTCCAGCCATCGAAACCTCGCAATTGCTGCTCGGCATTAGCTCGGCGACGGTTGTTCTAGTCATTCTGGCGTTTGCGATCATTAAGTTCAGTGTACGATTGCCGATTCGTGCCTTTTTCCTGACTGCGACTGTACTGATTTACTATCTCGTATTCCGATTTCTGGGCGAAAGTATTCATTCGCTTCAGGTGGCTGGCAAGCTTCCGGGGCACACTGCCTCCTCGCTTCCGTCCATTAGCTGGCTGGGAATGTATCCAACTTGGGAAACCTTTGTCCCACAAATCGCTGTACTGATCTTTATGGTATGGCAGCTTGTGCGTCAAGAAATGCGCAGCTCCAAGCAACATTGA
- a CDS encoding ABC transporter ATP-binding protein gives MPSITLNQLSKTFTYYKKEPGVRKSLQNLFRRQQLTKEAVQNVSFSIEEGEIVGFLGPNGAGKTTTLKMLSGILHPTDGEASVLGFTPWKRQKEFKRQFSIVMGQKNQLWWDLPASESFELNKLIYEIDENRYKEALDELVTLLGVEEQLHVQVRRLSLGERMKMELIAALLHRPRVILLDEPTIGLDLVSQRRIREFFKAYNRTHRTTILLTSHYMKDIEDLCSRSIIISGGRLVYDGDLHKVNEVIGARKLLKVRLEIPVSNLTLASLGKLRSNSEIEAVFELDAEDTLAWSKKILDALPVVDFTIEDVPLEEGIANLYDGGRLADAK, from the coding sequence TTGCCGTCCATTACATTAAACCAATTGTCGAAAACATTTACGTACTACAAAAAGGAGCCGGGCGTGCGCAAATCGTTACAAAACTTGTTCAGGCGTCAGCAGCTGACCAAAGAGGCTGTACAAAATGTCAGCTTTAGCATTGAGGAAGGCGAAATTGTCGGATTTCTCGGTCCAAATGGAGCGGGCAAAACAACGACGCTCAAAATGCTGTCTGGCATTCTCCATCCCACGGACGGGGAGGCATCCGTACTCGGCTTTACCCCGTGGAAACGACAAAAAGAGTTTAAACGTCAGTTTTCCATTGTAATGGGACAGAAAAACCAGCTCTGGTGGGATTTGCCTGCAAGCGAGTCATTCGAGCTGAACAAGCTTATCTATGAAATTGATGAAAACCGTTACAAAGAGGCGCTGGATGAACTGGTCACTCTGCTTGGGGTGGAGGAGCAGCTTCATGTGCAGGTTCGGCGGTTGTCTCTCGGCGAGCGTATGAAAATGGAACTGATCGCCGCGCTGCTGCATCGTCCACGGGTCATTTTGCTGGATGAGCCGACCATTGGACTGGACCTTGTTTCTCAGCGGCGGATTCGAGAGTTTTTCAAAGCCTATAACCGCACGCACCGGACGACCATCCTGCTGACAAGCCACTACATGAAGGATATTGAGGATTTGTGCAGTAGATCCATCATTATCAGCGGGGGCAGATTGGTGTATGACGGAGACTTACACAAGGTGAATGAGGTCATCGGTGCCCGTAAATTACTTAAGGTTCGACTGGAGATCCCCGTATCCAACCTAACATTGGCGAGCCTCGGCAAACTTCGCTCCAACTCGGAGATAGAGGCGGTATTTGAGCTGGATGCAGAAGATACCTTGGCTTGGTCCAAAAAGATTTTGGACGCACTGCCTGTCGTTGATTTTACGATTGAGGACGTCCCGCTGGAAGAGGGGATAGCCAATTTGTACGATGGGGGCAGGCTGGCCGATGCGAAATAA